A genome region from Sceloporus undulatus isolate JIND9_A2432 ecotype Alabama chromosome 1, SceUnd_v1.1, whole genome shotgun sequence includes the following:
- the BTBD6 gene encoding BTB/POZ domain-containing protein 6 isoform X1, whose product MRDSAPPGLPGAKGRRDAPRGWGCFRGRIMKCLTFFLLLPETFKSKSKRGLLLRAGAKAGPPCDETLLPLALRKKKMAAELYPASATLDASNAANAANANASKKSALQLQQSCQPPPPLPPLQNLNNNNVESANWQSFHPTLRERNALMFNNELMADVHFIVGPVGAAKKVPAHKYVLAVGSSVFYAMFYGDLAEVKSEIHIPDVEPAAFLILLKYMYSDEIDLEADTVLATLYAAKKYIVPALAKACVNFLETSLEAKNACVLLSQSRLFEEPELTQRCWEVIDAQAEMALKSEGFCEIDQQTLEIIVTREALNTKEVVVFEAVLNWAEAECKRQGLPITPRNKRNVLGKALYLVRIPTMTLEEFANGAAQSDILTLEERHNIFLWYTAANKPKLEFPLTKRKGLVPQRCHRFQSSAYRSNQWRYRGRCDSIQFAVDKRIFIAGLGLYGSSCGKAEYSVKIELKRLGAVLAQNLTKFTSDGSSNTFSVWFEHPVQVEQDTFYNVSAILDGNELSYFGQEGMTEVQCGKVTFQFQCSSDSTNGTGVQGGQIPELIFYA is encoded by the exons ATGCGAGACTCTGCCCCTCCGGGGCTGCCAGGAGCCAAGGGCCGGAGAGATGCCCCCCGGGGCTGGGGCTGCTTCCGGGGCCGGATCATGAAGTGTCTGactttctttcttctgcttccaGAGACCTTCAAGAGCAAGTCCAAAAGGGGCCTCCTCCTCCGGGCCGGCGCCAAAGCGGGGCCGCCATGCGATGAGACCCTGCTGCCCCTGGCTCTCCGCAAGAAGAAGATGGCTGCGGAACTTTACCCGGCCTCCGCCACCCTCGACGCCAGCAACGCTGCCAACGCCGCCAACGCCAACGCCAGCAAGAAGAGCGCCCTCCAGCTCCAGCAGAGCTGCCAGCCCCCGCCGCCTCTGCCGCCCCTCCAgaacctcaacaacaacaacgtggaGAGCGCCAACTGGCAGTCCTTCCACCCCACCCTCAGGGAGAG AAACGCCCTCATGTTCAACAACGAACTCATGGCCGACGTGCATTTTATTGTGGGCCCCGTTGGGGCAGCCAAGAAAGTTCCTGCTCATAAG taTGTTTTGGCGGTTGGTAGCTCGGTCTTCTACGCTATGTTTTACGGAGATCTTGCAGAGGTCAAATCTGAAATCCATATACCAGATGTGGAACCTGCAGCCTTTCTGATCTTATTAAA GTACATGTACAGTGATGAAATTGACCTGGAAGCAGACACGGTGCTTGCTACTTTGTACGCAGCCAAGAAATACATTGTCCCGGCCTTAGCAAAAGCTTGCGTCAATTTTCTGGAGACGAGTTTAGAGGCCAAGAATGCTTGCGTTCTCTTGTCTCAGAGCAGACTGTTTGAGGAGCCAGAGTTGACGCAGCGCTGCTGGGAAGTCATTGATGCTCAAGCTGAAATGGCACTGAAATCGGAGGGCTTCTGCGAAATAGATCAACAGACACTAGAGATCATTGTGACACGGGAAGCACTGAACACGAAGGAGGTCGTCGTGTTTGAGGCAGTCCTGAACTGGGCCGAGGCTGAATGTAAGAGACAAGGGCTGCCAATTACACCAAGGAACAAGCGGAATGTATTAGGAAAAGCTTTGTACTTGGTACGGATTCCAACCATGACTTTGGAAGAGTTTGCCAACGGAGCCGCTCAGTCTGATATCCTTACTCTTGAAGAACGGCACAACATTTTCTTATGGTATACTGCTGCCAATAAACCCAAGTTGGAATTTCCACTGACAAAGAGGAAAGGACTGGTCCCTCAAAGGTGTCACCGATTTCAATCCTCTGCGTATCGCAGCAATCAATGGAGATACCGAGGTCGGTGTGACAGTATCCAGTTTGCTGTAGATAAAAGGATATTTATAGCTGGACTGGGATTGTACGGGTCAAGCTGTGGAAAAGCCGAATACAGTGTCAAAATCGAACTGAAGCGGCTAGGAGCTGTTCTGGCTCAGAACCTGACAAAGTTTACCTCTGATGGATCTAGTAACACTTTCTCAGTATGGTTTGAGCATCCTGTGCAGGTTGAGCAAGATACCTTTTACAATGTGAGTGCCATTCTGGATGGCAATGAACTCAGTTATTTTGGACAAGAGGGGATGACTGAAGTACAATGTGGAAAAGTGACATTCCAGTTCCAATGTTCCTCAGACAGCACCAATGGCACAGGAGTACAAGGGGGACAAATACCTGAACTCATTTTCTATGCATGA
- the BTBD6 gene encoding BTB/POZ domain-containing protein 6 isoform X2, with translation MAAELYPASATLDASNAANAANANASKKSALQLQQSCQPPPPLPPLQNLNNNNVESANWQSFHPTLRERNALMFNNELMADVHFIVGPVGAAKKVPAHKYVLAVGSSVFYAMFYGDLAEVKSEIHIPDVEPAAFLILLKYMYSDEIDLEADTVLATLYAAKKYIVPALAKACVNFLETSLEAKNACVLLSQSRLFEEPELTQRCWEVIDAQAEMALKSEGFCEIDQQTLEIIVTREALNTKEVVVFEAVLNWAEAECKRQGLPITPRNKRNVLGKALYLVRIPTMTLEEFANGAAQSDILTLEERHNIFLWYTAANKPKLEFPLTKRKGLVPQRCHRFQSSAYRSNQWRYRGRCDSIQFAVDKRIFIAGLGLYGSSCGKAEYSVKIELKRLGAVLAQNLTKFTSDGSSNTFSVWFEHPVQVEQDTFYNVSAILDGNELSYFGQEGMTEVQCGKVTFQFQCSSDSTNGTGVQGGQIPELIFYA, from the exons ATGGCTGCGGAACTTTACCCGGCCTCCGCCACCCTCGACGCCAGCAACGCTGCCAACGCCGCCAACGCCAACGCCAGCAAGAAGAGCGCCCTCCAGCTCCAGCAGAGCTGCCAGCCCCCGCCGCCTCTGCCGCCCCTCCAgaacctcaacaacaacaacgtggaGAGCGCCAACTGGCAGTCCTTCCACCCCACCCTCAGGGAGAG AAACGCCCTCATGTTCAACAACGAACTCATGGCCGACGTGCATTTTATTGTGGGCCCCGTTGGGGCAGCCAAGAAAGTTCCTGCTCATAAG taTGTTTTGGCGGTTGGTAGCTCGGTCTTCTACGCTATGTTTTACGGAGATCTTGCAGAGGTCAAATCTGAAATCCATATACCAGATGTGGAACCTGCAGCCTTTCTGATCTTATTAAA GTACATGTACAGTGATGAAATTGACCTGGAAGCAGACACGGTGCTTGCTACTTTGTACGCAGCCAAGAAATACATTGTCCCGGCCTTAGCAAAAGCTTGCGTCAATTTTCTGGAGACGAGTTTAGAGGCCAAGAATGCTTGCGTTCTCTTGTCTCAGAGCAGACTGTTTGAGGAGCCAGAGTTGACGCAGCGCTGCTGGGAAGTCATTGATGCTCAAGCTGAAATGGCACTGAAATCGGAGGGCTTCTGCGAAATAGATCAACAGACACTAGAGATCATTGTGACACGGGAAGCACTGAACACGAAGGAGGTCGTCGTGTTTGAGGCAGTCCTGAACTGGGCCGAGGCTGAATGTAAGAGACAAGGGCTGCCAATTACACCAAGGAACAAGCGGAATGTATTAGGAAAAGCTTTGTACTTGGTACGGATTCCAACCATGACTTTGGAAGAGTTTGCCAACGGAGCCGCTCAGTCTGATATCCTTACTCTTGAAGAACGGCACAACATTTTCTTATGGTATACTGCTGCCAATAAACCCAAGTTGGAATTTCCACTGACAAAGAGGAAAGGACTGGTCCCTCAAAGGTGTCACCGATTTCAATCCTCTGCGTATCGCAGCAATCAATGGAGATACCGAGGTCGGTGTGACAGTATCCAGTTTGCTGTAGATAAAAGGATATTTATAGCTGGACTGGGATTGTACGGGTCAAGCTGTGGAAAAGCCGAATACAGTGTCAAAATCGAACTGAAGCGGCTAGGAGCTGTTCTGGCTCAGAACCTGACAAAGTTTACCTCTGATGGATCTAGTAACACTTTCTCAGTATGGTTTGAGCATCCTGTGCAGGTTGAGCAAGATACCTTTTACAATGTGAGTGCCATTCTGGATGGCAATGAACTCAGTTATTTTGGACAAGAGGGGATGACTGAAGTACAATGTGGAAAAGTGACATTCCAGTTCCAATGTTCCTCAGACAGCACCAATGGCACAGGAGTACAAGGGGGACAAATACCTGAACTCATTTTCTATGCATGA